In a genomic window of Onychostoma macrolepis isolate SWU-2019 chromosome 08, ASM1243209v1, whole genome shotgun sequence:
- the tnni3k gene encoding serine/threonine-protein kinase TNNI3K isoform X2 yields the protein MGNYKSRPTQTCTDEWKKKVSESYAVIVERLEEDLKIKEEEFKELKHVFSSNEAFNKVNLNYRTEGGLSLLHLCCICGGNKAHIRALMLKGLRPSRLTRNGLTALHLAAFKGNAELVTALLHGGADIQQVGYGALTALHIATVAAHLEVVDILLQHGAYVNVQDAVFFTPLHIAAYFGHEQVCKLLIKFEADVNASGEVGDRPLHLAAAKGYLGIVKLLMGDDSKTDVNAQDNEDHVPLHFCSRFGHQEVVRFLLQGTFDIQPHSVNIYGDTPLHLACYNGKFEVVQEIIQLSGTESLSKENIFSETAFHSACTYGKNLEMVKYLLSQNTVSINHQGRDGHTGLHSACFHGHIRLVQFLLDNGADMNLVACDPSRSSGEKDEQTCLMWAYEKGHDAIVTLLKHYKRPQDDSPCNEYSQPGGDGSYVSVPSPLGKIKSMTKEKADVLLLRASLPSNFHLQLSDLEFNEIIGSGSFGKVYKGRCRKKIVAIKRYRANTYCSKSDTDMFCREVSILCRLNHPCVIQFVGACLDDPSQFAIVTQYVSGGSLFSLLHEQKRIIDLQSKLIIAIDVAKGMEYLHNLTQPIIHRDLNSHNILLYEDGHAVVADFGESRFLLSVDEDNMTKQPGNLRWMAPEVFTQCTRYTVKADMFSYALCLWELLTGEIPFAHLKPAAAAADMAYHHVRPPIGYSIPKPISALLMRGWNVCPEERPEFSEVVAKLEECLCNVELMSPASSNSSGSLSPSSSTDCLVARGSPGRSHVAALRSRFELEYALNARAYAFWTQNSGRRSSQGLSLDELRRNMQFPPIDRNGYVSDPMSTMRFHSCSSNGSFEDSN from the exons ATGGGGAATTATAAATCAAGACCCACTCAAACCTGTACAG ATGAGTGGAAAAAGAAAGTGAGTGAGTCATATGCTGTTATAGTTGAAAGACTGGAGGAAGACTTGAAAATTAAGGAGGAGGAGTTCAAGGAACTCAAGCATGTTTTCAG CTCAAATGAAGCATTTAATAAAGTGAATCTGAATTATCGCACAGAGGGTGGACTGTCCCTGCTGCATCTCTGCTGCATATGTGGAG GGAATAAAGCTCACATCAGGGCCCTCATGCTGAAAGGTCTGCGTCCATCCAGACTTACCCGGAATGGATTAACTGCACTGCACCTGGCTGCATTCAAG GGTAATGCTGAACTGGTCACTGCGCTGCTGCATGGTGGAGCAGATATCCAGCAGGTGGGATACGGAGCCCTCACGGCCCTACATATAGCTACTGTGGCCGCCCATCTTGAG GTTGTTGATATTCTCTTGCAACATGGGGCTTATGTCAACGTCCAAGATGCAGTGTTCTTCACCCCTCTGCACATTGCAGCTTACTTTGGCCATGAGCAG GTATGCAAGCTCCTGATAAAGTTTGAGGCTGATGTCAATGCGAGTGGAGAGGTGGGGGACAGACCGCTTCACCTGGCTGCTGCTAAAGGCTATCTGGGCATTGTCAAACTGCTGATGGGTGATGACAGCAAAACTGATG TCAATGCTCAAGACAACGAGGACCATGTTCCCCTTCATTTCTGCTCTCGATTTGGACACCAAGAGGTTGTCCGTTTCCTTCTGCAGGGCACCTTTGACATACAGCCGCATTCTGTCAACATCTATGGTGACACACCTCTCCACCT AGCTTGCTACAATGGAAAGTTTGAAGTGGTGCAAGAGATTATTCAGTTGTCGGGCACAGAGAGTCTGTCTAAGGAGAACATCTTCAGTGAGACAGCTTTTCACAG TGCCTGCACCTATGGCAAGAACTTGGAAATGGTCAAGTATCTGCTCAGTCAGAATACCGTGAGCATCAACCATCAGGGGCGAGATGGACACACAG GTCTGCATAGTGCCTGTTTCCATGGACACATCCGACTGGTCCAGTTTCTTCTGGACAACGGGGCAGATATGAATCTGGTAGCTTGCGACCCCAGCCGCTCCAGTGGGGAAAAGGATGAACAGACATGTTTAATGTGGGCCTATGAGAaag GCCATGATGCCATTGTTACTCTGCTAAAACACTACAAACGACCTCAGGATGATTCACCCTGCAATGAATATTCTCAACCAGGAGGGG ATGGATCTTATGTTTCTGTTCCTTCTCCCCTGGGAAAGATCAAAAGTATGACTAAAG AGAAGGCAGATGTGCTTCTCCTGAGAGCAAGTCTTCCATCAAACTTCCACCTTCAACTTTCTGATCTGGAGTTTAACGAGATTATTGGATCAG GTTCCTTTGGAAAGGTCTACAAAGGAAGGTGCCGCAAAAAGATAGTTGCAATTAAACG GTACCGTGCAAACACATACTGCTCAAAGTCGGATACAGATATGTTCTGTCGGGAGGTGTCCATCCTGTGTCGTCTCAACCACCCCTGTGTGATCCAGTTTGTGGGGGCATGTTTGGACGACCCCAGTCAGTTTGCCATTGTAACCCAATATGTGTCCGGAGGATCACTGTTCTCACTGTTACACGAACAGAAGAG AATCATCGATCTGCAGTCCAAGCTCATCATTGCCATTGATGTAGCGAAGGGCATGGAGTATCTGCACAATCTGACCCAACCAATCATTCACAGAGACCTCAACAG TCATAATATTCTACTGTATGAAGATGGACATGCTGTGGTGGCTGATTTTGGAG AGTCTCGCTTCCTGTTGTCTGTGGATGAGGATAACATGACTAAACAACCTGGG AACCTGCGTTGGATGGCCCCAGAGGTGTTTACCCAATGTACACGGTACACGGTGAAAGCGGACATGTTCAGCTATGCTCTCTGCCTGTGGGAGCTGCTCACAGGGGAGATTCCATTTGCACATCTCAAACCAG CTGCAGCTGCTGCGGATATGGCGTATCATCATGTCCGCCCTCCTATTGGATACTCAATCCCCAAACCCATCTCAGCACTGCTGATGAGAGGCTGGAATGTCTGTCCAGAG GAAAGACCCGAGTTTTCGGAAGTGGTTGCCAAACTAGAGGAATGCCTGTGTAACGTGGAG CTAATGTCTCCAGCCTCCAGTAACAGCAGTGGTTCTCTTTCACCCTCATCCTCCACTGACTGCCTGGTAGCACGTGGTAGTCCTGGACGAAGTCACGTAGCTGCCCTTCGCTCGCGCTTTGAGTTGGAATATGCCCTCAACGCCCGTGCCTATGCATTTTGGACCCAgaa ctCTGGTCGGAGGTCTTCACAGGGCTTGTCCCTGGATGAGCTGAGGAGGAACATGCAGTTCCCACCCATTGACCGAAATG GATATGTGTCAGATCCCATGAGCACCATGCGTTTCCATTCATGCAGCAGCAATGGAAGTTTTGAGGACAGCAACTAG
- the tnni3k gene encoding serine/threonine-protein kinase TNNI3K isoform X1, translating to MGNYKSRPTQTCTDEWKKKVSESYAVIVERLEEDLKIKEEEFKELKHVFSSNEAFNKVNLNYRTEGGLSLLHLCCICGGNKAHIRALMLKGLRPSRLTRNGLTALHLAAFKGNAELVTALLHGGADIQQVGYGALTALHIATVAAHLEVVDILLQHGAYVNVQDAVFFTPLHIAAYFGHEQVCKLLIKFEADVNASGEVGDRPLHLAAAKGYLGIVKLLMGDDSKTDVNAQDNEDHVPLHFCSRFGHQEVVRFLLQGTFDIQPHSVNIYGDTPLHLACYNGKFEVVQEIIQLSGTESLSKENIFSETAFHSACTYGKNLEMVKYLLSQNTVSINHQGRDGHTVWLIFETTGLHSACFHGHIRLVQFLLDNGADMNLVACDPSRSSGEKDEQTCLMWAYEKGHDAIVTLLKHYKRPQDDSPCNEYSQPGGDGSYVSVPSPLGKIKSMTKEKADVLLLRASLPSNFHLQLSDLEFNEIIGSGSFGKVYKGRCRKKIVAIKRYRANTYCSKSDTDMFCREVSILCRLNHPCVIQFVGACLDDPSQFAIVTQYVSGGSLFSLLHEQKRIIDLQSKLIIAIDVAKGMEYLHNLTQPIIHRDLNSHNILLYEDGHAVVADFGESRFLLSVDEDNMTKQPGNLRWMAPEVFTQCTRYTVKADMFSYALCLWELLTGEIPFAHLKPAAAAADMAYHHVRPPIGYSIPKPISALLMRGWNVCPEERPEFSEVVAKLEECLCNVELMSPASSNSSGSLSPSSSTDCLVARGSPGRSHVAALRSRFELEYALNARAYAFWTQNSGRRSSQGLSLDELRRNMQFPPIDRNGYVSDPMSTMRFHSCSSNGSFEDSN from the exons ATGGGGAATTATAAATCAAGACCCACTCAAACCTGTACAG ATGAGTGGAAAAAGAAAGTGAGTGAGTCATATGCTGTTATAGTTGAAAGACTGGAGGAAGACTTGAAAATTAAGGAGGAGGAGTTCAAGGAACTCAAGCATGTTTTCAG CTCAAATGAAGCATTTAATAAAGTGAATCTGAATTATCGCACAGAGGGTGGACTGTCCCTGCTGCATCTCTGCTGCATATGTGGAG GGAATAAAGCTCACATCAGGGCCCTCATGCTGAAAGGTCTGCGTCCATCCAGACTTACCCGGAATGGATTAACTGCACTGCACCTGGCTGCATTCAAG GGTAATGCTGAACTGGTCACTGCGCTGCTGCATGGTGGAGCAGATATCCAGCAGGTGGGATACGGAGCCCTCACGGCCCTACATATAGCTACTGTGGCCGCCCATCTTGAG GTTGTTGATATTCTCTTGCAACATGGGGCTTATGTCAACGTCCAAGATGCAGTGTTCTTCACCCCTCTGCACATTGCAGCTTACTTTGGCCATGAGCAG GTATGCAAGCTCCTGATAAAGTTTGAGGCTGATGTCAATGCGAGTGGAGAGGTGGGGGACAGACCGCTTCACCTGGCTGCTGCTAAAGGCTATCTGGGCATTGTCAAACTGCTGATGGGTGATGACAGCAAAACTGATG TCAATGCTCAAGACAACGAGGACCATGTTCCCCTTCATTTCTGCTCTCGATTTGGACACCAAGAGGTTGTCCGTTTCCTTCTGCAGGGCACCTTTGACATACAGCCGCATTCTGTCAACATCTATGGTGACACACCTCTCCACCT AGCTTGCTACAATGGAAAGTTTGAAGTGGTGCAAGAGATTATTCAGTTGTCGGGCACAGAGAGTCTGTCTAAGGAGAACATCTTCAGTGAGACAGCTTTTCACAG TGCCTGCACCTATGGCAAGAACTTGGAAATGGTCAAGTATCTGCTCAGTCAGAATACCGTGAGCATCAACCATCAGGGGCGAGATGGACACACAG TCTGGTTGATATTTGAAACAACAGGTCTGCATAGTGCCTGTTTCCATGGACACATCCGACTGGTCCAGTTTCTTCTGGACAACGGGGCAGATATGAATCTGGTAGCTTGCGACCCCAGCCGCTCCAGTGGGGAAAAGGATGAACAGACATGTTTAATGTGGGCCTATGAGAaag GCCATGATGCCATTGTTACTCTGCTAAAACACTACAAACGACCTCAGGATGATTCACCCTGCAATGAATATTCTCAACCAGGAGGGG ATGGATCTTATGTTTCTGTTCCTTCTCCCCTGGGAAAGATCAAAAGTATGACTAAAG AGAAGGCAGATGTGCTTCTCCTGAGAGCAAGTCTTCCATCAAACTTCCACCTTCAACTTTCTGATCTGGAGTTTAACGAGATTATTGGATCAG GTTCCTTTGGAAAGGTCTACAAAGGAAGGTGCCGCAAAAAGATAGTTGCAATTAAACG GTACCGTGCAAACACATACTGCTCAAAGTCGGATACAGATATGTTCTGTCGGGAGGTGTCCATCCTGTGTCGTCTCAACCACCCCTGTGTGATCCAGTTTGTGGGGGCATGTTTGGACGACCCCAGTCAGTTTGCCATTGTAACCCAATATGTGTCCGGAGGATCACTGTTCTCACTGTTACACGAACAGAAGAG AATCATCGATCTGCAGTCCAAGCTCATCATTGCCATTGATGTAGCGAAGGGCATGGAGTATCTGCACAATCTGACCCAACCAATCATTCACAGAGACCTCAACAG TCATAATATTCTACTGTATGAAGATGGACATGCTGTGGTGGCTGATTTTGGAG AGTCTCGCTTCCTGTTGTCTGTGGATGAGGATAACATGACTAAACAACCTGGG AACCTGCGTTGGATGGCCCCAGAGGTGTTTACCCAATGTACACGGTACACGGTGAAAGCGGACATGTTCAGCTATGCTCTCTGCCTGTGGGAGCTGCTCACAGGGGAGATTCCATTTGCACATCTCAAACCAG CTGCAGCTGCTGCGGATATGGCGTATCATCATGTCCGCCCTCCTATTGGATACTCAATCCCCAAACCCATCTCAGCACTGCTGATGAGAGGCTGGAATGTCTGTCCAGAG GAAAGACCCGAGTTTTCGGAAGTGGTTGCCAAACTAGAGGAATGCCTGTGTAACGTGGAG CTAATGTCTCCAGCCTCCAGTAACAGCAGTGGTTCTCTTTCACCCTCATCCTCCACTGACTGCCTGGTAGCACGTGGTAGTCCTGGACGAAGTCACGTAGCTGCCCTTCGCTCGCGCTTTGAGTTGGAATATGCCCTCAACGCCCGTGCCTATGCATTTTGGACCCAgaa ctCTGGTCGGAGGTCTTCACAGGGCTTGTCCCTGGATGAGCTGAGGAGGAACATGCAGTTCCCACCCATTGACCGAAATG GATATGTGTCAGATCCCATGAGCACCATGCGTTTCCATTCATGCAGCAGCAATGGAAGTTTTGAGGACAGCAACTAG
- the LOC131545556 gene encoding uncharacterized protein LOC131545556, with the protein MLTFTGTEMAEITSSQPSNTQDDILDESEANTREVVCEERAHDDVEKGQPAEETNALEPHFHTEEVQEIDATQEGAEHLDRAEEQCEVEQQDEREEVNNETEEVEEKVMDEDDTNAEVNTEPEKDKESLVQEPETHAETLDTGNTDTEVLEMEGEGQASRTENGTETGAGDTERQRDADDVDQNIERRSNGQTDRDEREDLTDEAGFDRSTGQMVQEADDKVDDGKVEDGEKSSEDKAEEEAAEKLEVQDKSENLGKEETEKAGDEETQDGEKENKLEGGDNLNAEEKENEDSTEKDEDGVNDEHKEGEAEELSSEAENRQNESEDVQDVRTQGNEKEDDALNDEQNETEDEQVRNKLSVEAEEEGQEKPNSEDDNGEEIEKEKDETMEDGAQKEEEEAEMEDKKIDEIAEGADGNCVENELKTGEKLVDEPEKEVTDMNKISENILEAGDGKEEAVSDENTAQKLEVNFEDQNEESVSQEEQNEIGSRGAPNDDTEASTKEEVDEPAGVNNDLLDSNIDAENGERQDVILEEAEKVEEYLQEEMQGKSEGETTGDRAQEVIDDNEKPETDKDVKEEEKHDDNEQEIENKSDAELVPSERESQLGDEHEDQASDNQKADKEDDKEEADKESETSATTFIENITSQITQETINKDTENDIVSADAKAQEPNESELKGTDNELRSRDAPEVMDDDPVEPLEKKVNSVNNDGVSSVSHSLKSQPVEKVKDPVLSIDSEDLAIHSAALTKSVGVDLVSNWINIHQESRYFQTFIEPLDEEGLISGETEERLNGDVLNATDAPTSTDIEGLDETLKSRDENATPARKNLNESTESVVESLKTETKAEAIEADAHSNHSKDSIHTSTKDERVQEAGDAKASLVTTWSRQSNDEQTNQKDIAGQETSISDDVINLGTTATSEDIQERAPSETKHQDVPTNVDLNGKESERSNQQNMTDETTHLSQTEEASNKETLESSEHNLQPEHVSQTECIEPQSPTITVITDLTIINKSENGSQDDTASVDFHSRQSDGNRRTKVIDGHLKQTLSSRDTLSTFSLDDSRFFGPAGYPRLTTAHTENSY; encoded by the coding sequence ATGCTCACTTTTACAGGAACCGAAATGGCTGAAATCACTTCATCACAACCATCAAATACACAGGATGACATTCTGGATGAAAGTGAAGCCAACACACGGGAGGTTGTGTGTGAGGAAAGGGCGCATGATGATGTTGAGAAGGGTCAGCCTGCTGAAGAGACAAATGCACTGGAACCTCATTTCCACACAGAAGAAGTACAAGAAATAGATGCGACTCAGGAGGGAGCAGAACATTTAGACAGGGCGGAAGAACAATGTGAGGTTGAACAACAAGATGAAAGAGAGGAAGTAAATAATGAAACTGAGGAGGTAGAGGAGAAAGTTATGGATGAGGATGATACAAATGCAGAGGTCAATACAGAACCTGAAAAAGACAAAGAATCATTAGTACAAGAACCAGAGACACATGCTGAAACGCTGGACACTGGAAATACAGACACTGAGGTTTTAGAGATGGAGGGAGAGGGTCAGGCATCTCGGACAGAAAATGGTACAGAAACAGGTGCAGGTGACACCGAGAGGCAGCGAGACGCTGATGACGTAGATCAGAACATAGAGAGGAGGAGcaatggacagacagacagagatgaaAGAGAAGACCTAACAGATGAGGCTGGGTTTGATAGGTCAACTGGGCAAATGGTACAGGAGGCAGACGACAAGGTTGATGATGGTAAGGTGGAAGATGGAGAAAAATCTAGTGAAGATAAGGCAGAGGAAGAAGCTGCAGAAAAGCTAGAGGTTCAGGATAAAAGTGAAAATCTGGGAAAAGAGGAGACAGAGAAAGCTGGGGATGAAGAGacccaagatggtgagaaagaaaataagttaGAGGGTGGCGATAATTTAAATgcagaagagaaagaaaatgaggACAGTACAGAAAAAGATGAAGATGGTGTGAATGATGAACATAAAGAAGGTGAAGCTGAAGAACTGTCTAGTGAGGCTGAGAATAGACAAAATGAGTCAGAGGATGTTCAAGATGTGAGGACACAGGGTAATGAAAAAGAGGATGATGCCCTGAATGATGAACAGAATGAAACAGAAGATGAACAGGTTAGAAACAAACTTAGTGTTGAGGCAGAGGAAGAAGGGCAAGAGAAACCAAATAGTGAGGATGATAATGGAGAAGAAATCGAAAAAGAGAAAGATGAAACAATGGAAGATGGGGCTCAGAAAGAGGAAGAAGAAGCAGAGATGGAGGACAAGAAGATAGATGAGATAGCAGAGGGAGCAGATGGAAATTGTGTAGAGAATGAGCTAAAAACAGGTGAAAAGTTGGTAGATGAGCCAGAGAAAGAGGTGACAGATATGAACAAAATTAGTGAGAATATATTAGAGGCAGGGGATGGAAAAGAAGAGGCAGTTTCTGATGAAAATACAGCCCAAAAACTAGAGGTCAACTTTGAGGACCAAAATGAGGAATCTGTTTCACAGGAAGAACAAAATGAAATAGGTTCAAGGGGGGCACCCAATGATGACACAGAGGCCAGTACCAAGGAAGAAGTGGATGAACCTGCTGGGGTGAATAATGACCTGCTAGATAGTAACATAGATGCTGAAAATGGAGAGAGACAAGACGTCATTCTTGAGGAGGCTGAGAAGGTAGAAGAATATCTCCAAGAGGAAATGCAAGGTAAATCAGAGGGTGAGACAACTGGTGATAGGGCTCAAGAAGTTATAGATGATAATGAAAAGCCAGAAACTGATAAAGATgtgaaagaagaagaaaaacatgatGACAACGAGCAAGAGATTGAAAACAAGTCAGATGCTGAACTTGTTCCCTCAGAAAGAGAGTCTCAATTGGGTGATGAACATGAGGACCAGGCCAGTGACAATCAAAAAGCAGACAAAGAGGATGACAAAGAAGAGGCTGATAAAGAATCAGAAACATCTGCAACAACGTTCATAGAAAACATAACCTCTCAGATAACCCAGGAGACGATCAATAAGGATACAGAAAATGACATTGTCTCGGCAGATGCCAAAGCACAAGAACCAAATGAGTCAGAACTGAAAGGTACTGACAATGAACTGAGAAGTAGAGATGCTCCTGAAGTAATGGATGATGATCCAGTGGAACCTTTGGAGAAGAAAGTGAATTCTGTAAATAATGATGGTGTCTCATCTGTTTCCCATTCACTGAAATCACAGCCTGTGGAGAAAGTCAAAGATCCAGTTCTGAGCATCGATTCAGAAGATCTGGCCATTCATTCAGCAGCTTTAACTAAATCAGTTGGGGTGGATCTAGTAAGTAACTGGATTAACATACACCAAGAATCAAGGTATTTTCAGACATTTATCGAGCCTCTTGATGAAGAGGGTCTCATCTCTGGAGAAACCGAGGAGAGGCTAAATGGTGACGTATTAAATGCTACAGACGCACCAACAAGTACTGATATCGAGGGCCTTGATGAAACACTCAAGAGTAGAGATGAAAATGCAACTCCTGCAAGGAAAAATCTCAATGAGAGCACAGAGTCTGTAGTTGAAAGCTTGAAAACAGAGACTAAAGCAGAGGCCATAGAAGCAGATGCTCACAGTAATCACTCCAAAGACAGTATACATACCTCAACCAAAGATGAAAGAGTCCAGGAGGCTGGAGATGCTAAAGCTTCTTTGGTCACTACTTGGTCAAGACAGAGTAATGATGAACAGACCAATCAAAAAGACATTGCTGGACAGGAAACTTCAATATCAGATGATGTCATAAACCTAGGGACAACAGCAACATCTGAAGACATTCAAGAGCGAGCACCATCTGAAACTAAACATCAGGATGTACCGACAAATGTCGACCTGAATGGAAAAGAGTCAGAAAGAAGTAATCAACAAAATATGACTGATGAAACCACACATTTATCCCAAACAGAGGAAGCAAGTAACAAAGAGACCCTGGAGAGTTCAGAACACAATTTGCAACCAGAACATGTATCTCAGACAGAGTGTATCGAGCCTCAGAGTCCAACAATCACAGTAATTACAGACCTCACAATCATCAATAAATCGGAAAACGGAAGCCAAGATGACACTGCAAGTGTAGACTTCCATTCCAGACAGTCGGATGGAAACAGGAGAACGAAAGTAATCGATGGTCATTTAAAACAGACTCTCAGCAGCAGAGACACTTTAAGCACTTTCTCATTGGACGACTCAAGGTTTTTTGGGCCCGCAGGATATCCGAGATTAACGACTGCTCACACGGAGAACAGTTATTAG